From the genome of Scytonema hofmannii PCC 7110, one region includes:
- a CDS encoding type II toxin-antitoxin system PemK/MazF family toxin has protein sequence MAGKKPRQGWIYFINPYRVSLRCKLGHIHLYDLNEPGEIECQTISCTLKINSSKVFRGEHPYIIWTNDQFQDDCSYIETFTVIPLTSSSKGKDKGLPTAYPINPTSRNNLDKKSFALVHQICSVEANCFKDSMGNWLNRIGQLEQADREAIEERLKYFLNLHNNPSEDWFARNASPELLKKIFDD, from the coding sequence GTGGCTGGAAAAAAACCTCGTCAAGGTTGGATCTATTTTATCAATCCCTACAGAGTTTCTCTTCGTTGTAAACTTGGTCATATTCATCTTTATGACTTGAATGAACCAGGTGAGATTGAATGTCAAACTATTTCCTGCACGCTAAAAATTAATTCTAGTAAGGTGTTTAGAGGCGAACATCCCTATATTATTTGGACAAATGACCAATTCCAGGATGACTGTAGCTATATAGAAACTTTTACGGTTATTCCATTAACTTCAAGTTCAAAAGGAAAAGATAAAGGTTTACCAACAGCATATCCTATTAACCCTACAAGTAGAAATAATCTGGATAAAAAATCATTTGCCCTGGTTCATCAGATATGTTCTGTTGAGGCTAATTGCTTTAAAGATTCCATGGGAAATTGGTTAAATCGAATTGGACAACTGGAGCAAGCTGATAGAGAAGCTATAGAAGAACGTTTAAAGTATTTTTTGAATCTCCACAACAATCCCAGCGAAGACTGGTTTGCAAGAAATGCATCCCCAGAGCTTTTAAAGAAAATTTTTGATGATTGA
- a CDS encoding type II toxin-antitoxin system antitoxin SocA domain-containing protein has protein sequence MLETLIKYFVYETKGYITKTQIIKFLYLADLYSVKWTGKQLTELNWYYYYYGSWHEDIEVALNQMNGKEIIQESLGNTTLLKLGPKAGNIENLNLSQGLKLMLDNIRREWAGLGQDKLNQLLEYVYNTSPMIEVKDTHKPEDKVQLNLHSEREKLINELGL, from the coding sequence ATGTTAGAAACGCTCATAAAATATTTTGTCTATGAAACAAAAGGATACATTACAAAAACACAAATTATTAAGTTTTTGTATTTAGCCGATCTTTACTCTGTCAAATGGACAGGAAAGCAACTGACTGAACTCAATTGGTATTATTATTACTATGGATCTTGGCATGAGGACATAGAGGTTGCCTTAAATCAAATGAACGGAAAAGAGATTATTCAAGAATCTCTGGGAAATACAACACTTCTCAAACTTGGACCTAAAGCAGGTAATATAGAGAATTTAAACCTGTCACAAGGTCTCAAGCTGATGCTTGATAATATTAGGAGAGAATGGGCTGGTCTAGGGCAAGATAAACTGAATCAATTGCTAGAGTATGTGTATAACACATCTCCCATGATTGAAGTTAAAGATACCCATAAACCAGAAGACAAAGTTCAACTTAACTTACATTCTGAACGAGAAAAATTAATCAATGAATTAGGATTATAG
- a CDS encoding PP2C family protein-serine/threonine phosphatase, producing MFKILIIDDDPIVRMALKNTLQKQGYDVSVASDGVEGIDLAKQLHPALMICDWMMSGLDGLEVCRQIKANPDLATTFFILLTARGAAPGEAGDRVEGLDAGADEFVSKPIEVNEIKARVRAGLRLHQLHQDLQNQKQALQVLNQDLQTQKQILEAELSEAADYVRSLLPPPLSGTISTEALFLPSVQLGGDCFDYYWIDDEHLAIYLLDVSGHGVGSALLSVSVLNVLRSQSLPKTNFCQPSQVLSTLNQSFQMDNHNDKYFTIWYGVYNRTQRRLVYANAGHPPAVLLSRASEQNIAVQKLDSLSCPIGFLPDDDYEDSTVEIEENSTLYIFSDGVYEIVTPSQKIWGLNAFIDVLVSYTKTNTCHLKQVMAEINSISARTKFDDDLSILKVSF from the coding sequence ATGTTTAAAATTCTTATTATTGATGACGATCCCATTGTGCGGATGGCACTGAAGAACACACTTCAAAAGCAAGGGTATGATGTTTCTGTAGCCAGTGACGGTGTAGAAGGAATTGACTTGGCAAAACAGCTACATCCTGCTTTGATGATTTGTGATTGGATGATGTCTGGTTTGGATGGGCTGGAAGTTTGCCGTCAAATTAAGGCAAATCCAGACTTAGCAACAACTTTTTTTATTTTACTGACGGCTAGGGGTGCTGCTCCGGGTGAAGCAGGAGACAGAGTAGAGGGGCTTGATGCTGGAGCAGATGAATTTGTTTCTAAACCTATTGAAGTTAATGAAATCAAAGCACGGGTAAGAGCAGGGCTAAGATTGCATCAACTTCATCAAGATTTGCAGAACCAGAAACAAGCTTTACAAGTTCTCAATCAAGATTTGCAAACTCAAAAACAAATCTTGGAAGCAGAATTATCTGAGGCTGCAGATTATGTGCGATCGCTTCTACCCCCACCACTCTCAGGGACTATCTCAACAGAAGCGCTGTTTCTTCCCTCAGTACAGCTTGGCGGTGATTGCTTTGACTATTATTGGATAGATGATGAACATCTAGCGATTTATCTCCTAGATGTATCGGGACATGGAGTAGGTTCAGCCTTGCTGTCTGTATCTGTACTCAACGTTTTGCGATCGCAATCCCTACCCAAAACTAATTTTTGTCAACCCAGCCAAGTTCTAAGTACACTCAATCAATCCTTCCAAATGGATAACCACAATGATAAGTACTTTACAATTTGGTACGGAGTGTACAACCGTACACAACGCCGACTTGTTTACGCTAATGCGGGACATCCACCAGCCGTGCTGTTATCTCGTGCATCTGAACAAAACATTGCAGTGCAAAAACTCGACTCTCTGAGTTGTCCAATAGGATTTTTGCCTGATGATGACTATGAAGATAGCACTGTTGAAATTGAAGAAAACAGTACTTTATATATATTTAGCGATGGGGTGTACGAAATTGTTACACCAAGTCAAAAGATTTGGGGACTTAATGCTTTTATAGATGTATTAGTTAGTTATACAAAGACAAATACCTGCCATCTCAAGCAGGTGATGGCAGAAATTAACTCCATCAGTGCTAGAACCAAGTTTGATGATGATTTATCTATATTAAAAGTCTCTTTTTGA
- a CDS encoding ATP-binding protein: MKKVNYKIFLKVHTNLTVSSAILSWFEQINQPPLLDKKILWQCQTLLIEGFSNIVEHAHKNLPMETPIEIEAVRSEECIEIRIWSYGEAFDLKQKLQEIGSLEENEEERGRGLKIMAVLADELKYEPTVDNRYCLFIRKYY, translated from the coding sequence ATGAAAAAAGTGAATTATAAAATTTTTCTAAAAGTTCATACAAATCTAACTGTCTCCTCTGCTATTTTGTCATGGTTTGAGCAAATTAACCAACCTCCGCTCCTGGATAAAAAAATTCTGTGGCAATGCCAAACATTGCTTATAGAAGGCTTTTCTAATATAGTGGAGCACGCTCATAAGAATCTACCAATGGAAACTCCCATTGAGATAGAAGCTGTGCGTTCGGAAGAATGTATAGAAATCCGTATTTGGTCTTATGGAGAAGCTTTTGACCTCAAGCAAAAGCTACAAGAGATAGGTAGCTTGGAGGAAAACGAAGAAGAACGCGGACGCGGCTTGAAAATTATGGCTGTTCTTGCAGACGAGTTAAAATATGAGCCGACGGTGGATAATCGTTACTGCTTATTTATACGTAAATACTACTAA
- a CDS encoding STAS domain-containing protein, which yields MIPTVNVLSLSGVIDGARGDELRREVKDIMTHGSDIVLIDLHEVKFIDSSGLGALVSAMKVVRNSGGKLYVCSMNDQVKMLFELTKMDRIFQQFVDREEFNRHILTSNQ from the coding sequence ATGATCCCTACTGTTAATGTACTTTCCCTTTCTGGTGTTATAGACGGTGCTAGAGGTGATGAACTGCGTCGTGAAGTTAAAGATATCATGACTCATGGATCTGATATCGTGCTAATCGATCTTCACGAGGTAAAGTTTATCGATAGTTCTGGCTTAGGTGCTTTAGTATCGGCAATGAAGGTTGTACGAAACTCAGGTGGTAAGCTTTATGTGTGCTCAATGAATGACCAAGTCAAAATGTTATTTGAACTGACTAAGATGGATCGGATTTTTCAACAATTTGTCGATCGCGAAGAATTCAATCGCCATATATTGACCAGCAATCAGTGA
- a CDS encoding septal ring lytic transglycosylase RlpA family protein — protein sequence MIFFGLLWVTSWIGSFLSLNQNLPSSFTSNIVPAKVSSNLGKLVSNPHPFLTPVRHQMNVVGTTTILSLRFLKMDWGDKESKPNLTKPPAPLIKRDKNSKNQFCGLQQDNLAKQPTVKDASLLPVPSLIKTGSDDRDFLPNQILRSLQNFFRFPNPIEPGFDSTSSPVVVVNRGTSNYEVWLNNRVVANLPDRQQASLMQQRLTRLVKSSNFDASRLHPALVDGIPALMSGNRFLFGIGKEVTRKTHRSGDLLAIEWVNNLRQALQVPKLSLVEGQKEMYGLTSSKKRMAGLASWYGPYFHGRITANGETFNQNELTVAHKSLPFNTYLQVTNLKNGKTVIVRVNDRGPYIPPRSLDLSRVAARCIDSELAGVVPYEAVILNKSKPRMTLKRPSLNLKMQKPPRKLAVISD from the coding sequence ATGATATTTTTTGGACTACTTTGGGTTACATCCTGGATTGGTTCGTTTTTGTCGTTGAACCAAAACTTGCCATCAAGTTTTACTTCAAATATTGTTCCGGCAAAAGTGTCATCCAACTTAGGGAAGCTGGTTAGTAACCCTCATCCATTTTTAACGCCCGTTCGACATCAAATGAATGTTGTAGGTACTACAACAATACTGTCACTGAGGTTTCTAAAAATGGATTGGGGTGATAAGGAATCAAAACCAAATCTTACTAAACCACCCGCTCCGCTCATAAAGAGAGATAAAAATAGCAAAAATCAGTTTTGCGGTCTTCAACAAGATAATCTAGCCAAGCAACCTACTGTTAAAGATGCAAGTCTTCTACCCGTTCCAAGTTTGATAAAGACAGGGTCTGATGATCGAGATTTTCTCCCAAATCAAATACTGCGATCGCTCCAAAATTTCTTTCGCTTTCCCAATCCCATCGAACCAGGTTTTGATTCTACTTCTTCGCCTGTTGTAGTTGTTAATCGAGGTACAAGCAATTACGAAGTGTGGCTAAATAACCGTGTGGTAGCGAATTTACCAGATCGACAACAAGCAAGTTTGATGCAACAACGCTTGACAAGACTTGTGAAATCATCTAATTTTGATGCTTCTCGATTGCATCCTGCTCTTGTTGATGGGATACCAGCATTAATGTCGGGTAATCGCTTTTTGTTTGGAATTGGGAAAGAAGTCACTCGAAAAACTCACCGTAGTGGCGATTTATTAGCGATCGAATGGGTAAATAATTTGCGTCAAGCATTGCAAGTACCTAAGCTATCACTTGTTGAAGGACAGAAGGAAATGTATGGCTTGACTTCTTCTAAGAAAAGAATGGCGGGCTTAGCTTCTTGGTACGGTCCGTACTTTCACGGTCGCATAACAGCAAATGGTGAGACATTTAATCAGAACGAATTAACAGTTGCTCACAAGTCATTGCCATTTAACACATACTTGCAGGTAACTAATTTGAAAAATGGCAAGACAGTCATTGTGAGGGTTAACGACCGAGGTCCATATATTCCCCCAAGAAGTTTGGATTTATCCAGGGTAGCAGCTCGCTGTATTGATAGTGAATTAGCTGGAGTTGTACCTTATGAGGCAGTTATTTTGAACAAGAGCAAACCTAGAATGACTTTGAAAAGGCCTAGCCTTAACTTGAAGATGCAGAAGCCGCCAAGAAAGCTTGCAGTTATTTCAGACTAA
- the pds gene encoding 15-cis-phytoene desaturase — protein MRVAIAGAGLAGLSCAKYLTDAGYTPIVLESRDVLGGLVAAWKDKDGDWYETGLHIFFGAYPNMLQLLKELGIDDRLQWKEHALIFNQPDNPGTYSRFDFPDIPAPWNGIVAILRNNDMLTWPEKIRFGIGLIPAMIQGQKYVEAMDKYSWREWMKKQNIPPRVEKEVFIAMSKALNFINPEEISATILLTALNRFLQEKNGSKMAFLDGSPTERMCEPMVDYITSRGGEVRLNAPLKEILLNEDGTVKGYVIRGLNGASDEVVTADMYVSAMSVDVMKVMMPEPWKQVEFFQKLEGLEGVPVINLQLWFDRKLTDIDQLLFSRSPLLSVYADMSNTCRGYENPDKSMLELVLAPAVDWIAKSDEEILQATLAELEKLFPDHFIGDNPTKLLKYHVVKTPRSVYKATPGRQQHRPEQVTPVSNFYLAGSYTMQRYLGSMEGAVLSGKLTAQAIAEAHPVAKSSSLQMQTLQPATNAATA, from the coding sequence ATGCGAGTAGCGATCGCCGGAGCGGGTTTAGCAGGGTTATCCTGTGCCAAATATCTCACGGATGCAGGTTACACTCCAATCGTCTTAGAAAGCCGAGACGTATTGGGGGGACTGGTAGCCGCTTGGAAAGACAAAGACGGCGACTGGTATGAAACCGGGCTGCACATCTTCTTTGGAGCATATCCAAATATGCTGCAGTTGCTGAAAGAGTTGGGCATTGACGATCGGCTGCAGTGGAAAGAACACGCGCTGATATTCAATCAGCCCGACAATCCAGGCACTTACAGTCGCTTTGATTTTCCTGATATACCAGCGCCTTGGAACGGCATAGTCGCTATTCTACGGAATAACGATATGCTCACCTGGCCAGAAAAAATTCGCTTTGGCATCGGGTTGATACCGGCGATGATTCAGGGGCAAAAGTACGTAGAGGCTATGGATAAATACTCTTGGAGAGAGTGGATGAAAAAGCAAAATATTCCTCCAAGGGTAGAAAAAGAAGTTTTTATCGCCATGTCTAAGGCGTTAAATTTTATCAATCCAGAAGAAATTTCAGCAACAATTCTTTTGACGGCTCTCAATCGATTTCTTCAAGAAAAGAATGGTTCGAAAATGGCTTTTCTGGATGGTTCGCCAACAGAACGGATGTGCGAGCCGATGGTGGATTACATCACCTCACGAGGTGGAGAAGTTCGATTGAATGCGCCATTAAAAGAAATTTTGCTGAACGAAGATGGCACTGTCAAAGGATACGTCATACGCGGGCTGAATGGGGCAAGCGATGAAGTTGTGACAGCCGATATGTACGTCTCGGCAATGTCAGTGGACGTCATGAAGGTGATGATGCCGGAACCTTGGAAGCAAGTAGAATTTTTCCAAAAGCTAGAAGGTTTGGAAGGCGTACCGGTGATAAACTTACAGCTATGGTTTGACCGTAAACTAACAGATATCGACCAGCTGCTGTTTTCGCGATCGCCCTTGCTTAGCGTTTATGCTGACATGAGCAACACTTGTCGCGGGTACGAAAACCCCGATAAATCGATGCTGGAGTTAGTTTTAGCACCAGCCGTCGATTGGATTGCTAAATCTGATGAAGAAATATTACAGGCAACCCTTGCCGAATTAGAAAAGCTCTTTCCCGACCACTTCATCGGAGACAATCCGACAAAGTTGCTAAAATACCATGTCGTAAAAACGCCGCGATCGGTTTACAAAGCAACGCCCGGTCGTCAGCAGCACCGTCCAGAACAAGTGACTCCAGTTTCCAACTTCTATCTAGCAGGTAGTTACACGATGCAACGTTACTTGGGGAGTATGGAAGGTGCCGTACTTTCTGGTAAGCTGACAGCGCAGGCGATAGCTGAAGCACATCCAGTGGCAAAATCGTCAAGCCTGCAAATGCAAACCCTTCAGCCTGCAACGAATGCTGCAACTGCCTGA
- the crtB gene encoding 15-cis-phytoene synthase CrtB has protein sequence MLQLPDSPPRMKTLVSVDESYELCRQLTEKHAKTFYLATLLMSKVKRKHIWAIYAWCRRTDELVDGPVASITTPETLDRWEQQLKSIFAGQPTDNFDVALVDTLHSCPTDIQPYRDMIEGQRMDLYRSRYQTFEELYLYCYRVAGTVGLMSTAVMGVDTSNQTAPWHKSESPYIPTEEAISLGIASQMTNILRDVGEDASRGRIYIPLEDLAKFNYTEQDLIQGVIDERWRSLMRFQISRTRQFYTKAERGISYLSADARLPVWAALIHYSRILKVIERSDYDVFNQRAYVPKLQKLLTLPVAWLRAQVL, from the coding sequence ATGCTGCAACTGCCTGATTCTCCCCCACGCATGAAAACGTTGGTCTCGGTAGACGAGTCCTACGAACTTTGTCGCCAACTCACAGAAAAACATGCCAAAACTTTTTACCTGGCTACTTTGCTGATGAGTAAGGTAAAGCGCAAGCATATTTGGGCAATCTATGCTTGGTGTCGTCGTACAGATGAACTAGTGGACGGTCCCGTTGCTTCTATCACCACACCGGAAACCTTGGATCGGTGGGAGCAGCAACTGAAATCCATTTTCGCAGGACAGCCAACGGACAATTTCGATGTAGCTCTCGTGGATACCCTCCACTCTTGCCCGACGGACATCCAACCCTATCGGGACATGATTGAGGGTCAGCGTATGGATCTATACCGAAGCCGCTACCAAACTTTTGAGGAGTTATACCTCTACTGTTATCGCGTCGCCGGCACTGTAGGCTTGATGTCAACAGCAGTTATGGGCGTAGATACATCCAATCAAACAGCCCCTTGGCACAAGAGCGAGTCGCCCTATATTCCTACGGAAGAAGCAATTTCCTTAGGAATTGCCAGCCAGATGACCAATATCCTGCGCGATGTAGGAGAAGACGCAAGTCGGGGGAGAATTTACATTCCCTTAGAAGACTTAGCGAAGTTCAATTACACCGAGCAAGACTTGATCCAAGGTGTAATTGATGAGCGATGGCGATCGTTGATGCGCTTCCAAATTAGCAGGACGCGCCAATTTTATACAAAAGCAGAAAGAGGAATCAGCTATCTCTCTGCTGATGCTCGGTTACCCGTATGGGCTGCTCTAATCCATTACAGTAGGATTCTCAAGGTTATTGAACGCAGCGATTATGACGTGTTCAATCAGCGTGCTTACGTGCCGAAATTACAAAAGTTACTTACATTACCAGTGGCATGGTTGCGAGCACAAGTGTTGTAA
- a CDS encoding ABC transporter substrate-binding protein, protein MQRTSTALALALVTVGIGFLTAACDTQAPNTSTTNSGNTTPESSNTTASGSGLKIGSLLPATGDLASIGQQMIPSVPFLVETVNACGGVNGQPVTLIQVDDQTDPKAGAAGMTKLATVDKVAGVVGSFASSVSTAAVSIAVQNKVMLISPGSTSPVFTEQAKKGEFKGFWARTVPPDSYQGPALATLAQKRGYKRVSTLVINNDYGVGFEQAFVRAFEKSGGTVVNKNKPVRYDPKSTTFESEASAAFGGKPDAVLGVFYVETGSLLLKSAYQQGLLQGVQVMLTDGMKSDEFPQQVGKTNDGKYIVTGVIGTVPGSDGKALEALTKLWQSKKGSSPGEFAPQSWDATALLVLAAQAAKENTGTGIANKISEVSNAPGVEVTDVCEGLKLLKEGKDINYQGASGNVDVDKNGDVIGIYNVWTVEPDGKLKTIDKVSPK, encoded by the coding sequence ATGCAAAGAACAAGCACAGCCTTAGCCCTGGCTTTAGTGACTGTAGGAATTGGTTTTCTGACCGCGGCTTGTGATACCCAAGCCCCCAATACGTCAACAACTAACAGTGGTAACACAACCCCAGAAAGCTCAAATACAACTGCTAGTGGTAGCGGTCTGAAAATAGGTTCTTTATTGCCCGCCACTGGAGATCTAGCCTCCATCGGGCAGCAAATGATCCCATCCGTTCCCTTTCTTGTTGAGACTGTTAATGCTTGTGGGGGGGTTAATGGTCAACCCGTGACACTCATTCAGGTAGATGACCAAACCGATCCTAAAGCGGGTGCAGCTGGTATGACAAAACTAGCGACTGTAGACAAGGTAGCAGGTGTGGTAGGCTCTTTTGCCAGCAGTGTTTCTACTGCTGCTGTCTCAATTGCCGTCCAGAACAAAGTCATGCTAATTTCCCCTGGTAGCACAAGCCCCGTCTTTACCGAACAAGCAAAAAAAGGTGAATTTAAAGGTTTTTGGGCGCGTACTGTTCCACCTGATAGCTATCAAGGACCAGCCCTAGCTACATTGGCACAAAAAAGAGGTTACAAGCGAGTTTCTACCCTTGTAATTAATAACGATTACGGCGTTGGTTTTGAACAAGCATTTGTACGAGCTTTTGAAAAATCGGGGGGAACTGTTGTTAATAAAAACAAACCGGTTCGCTACGACCCCAAATCAACCACTTTTGAAAGTGAAGCCTCAGCAGCTTTTGGAGGTAAACCAGATGCTGTTCTGGGAGTTTTTTACGTAGAAACAGGTAGCTTGCTTTTAAAATCAGCATACCAACAAGGTTTGCTACAGGGGGTACAGGTAATGCTGACTGACGGTATGAAGTCAGATGAGTTTCCCCAACAAGTTGGCAAAACAAATGATGGAAAATATATTGTGACGGGTGTTATTGGTACGGTACCGGGTTCTGATGGAAAAGCATTAGAAGCTCTTACCAAACTTTGGCAATCAAAAAAAGGTAGTTCACCAGGAGAATTTGCTCCTCAATCATGGGATGCCACTGCTTTACTAGTACTAGCGGCACAAGCTGCCAAGGAGAACACTGGTACGGGTATAGCAAATAAAATCAGTGAAGTATCAAATGCTCCTGGTGTAGAAGTCACAGACGTTTGTGAGGGATTGAAGTTACTTAAAGAAGGGAAAGATATTAATTACCAAGGCGCGAGTGGCAACGTAGATGTTGACAAAAACGGTGATGTCATTGGTATCTACAATGTCTGGACTGTTGAACCTGACGGTAAACTCAAAACAATTGACAAAGTGAGTCCAAAGTAA
- the arfB gene encoding alternative ribosome rescue aminoacyl-tRNA hydrolase ArfB produces the protein MLQISTKTIIPDSEIEINAIRSQGAGGQNVNKVSTAIHLRFDIKASSLPDFYKEQLLKLKDRRITQEGVVVIKSQEYRSQEKNREEALRRLQELIKSVVILKINRKPTKPTRNSQKKRLDSKSKRGEIKSMRRQITD, from the coding sequence ATGCTGCAAATTTCTACCAAAACTATCATCCCCGACAGCGAGATCGAAATTAATGCAATTCGCTCACAAGGAGCAGGAGGTCAAAACGTAAACAAGGTTTCCACTGCCATCCACTTGCGTTTTGATATAAAGGCTTCATCATTACCCGATTTTTACAAAGAACAACTTTTAAAGCTCAAAGATCGACGTATCACCCAAGAGGGAGTTGTTGTTATTAAGTCTCAAGAATACAGAAGCCAAGAGAAGAACCGGGAAGAAGCGTTGAGACGACTGCAAGAACTCATCAAAAGCGTAGTCATACTGAAAATAAACCGTAAACCTACCAAGCCAACTCGCAACTCTCAAAAAAAGCGTCTTGATAGCAAAAGCAAGCGCGGAGAAATTAAGTCTATGAGAAGGCAAATCACCGATTGA
- a CDS encoding response regulator yields the protein MASNHNTGCWQVYSPSASWLIYMEKGELVYISYSEQMFDILHRNLQRLSEQVPNLRNAIDKHFQSLLETHNNDESIESPEYRLICWLVNQNHITSAEAGMLIEQLALDVLEPLLKIEDGSYEFVPEVCLDDLPRFCHLDLRVLFEECQDRQQQRNAKPASAQQQCIQFIKAKARKYQAKIEQKFIRQERHEVINDSSQFLIPSISDPEIETNNTRQETFQTSTEQRLYKVVCIDDSPVVVNAVKNFLDQQIFTVTGISDPLKALMQIIRIKPDIILLDIEMPNLDGYEICSLLRKHSYFQNTPVIMVTGRTGFIDKAKAKMVKSTGYLTKPFSQVDLLKIIFQNIK from the coding sequence ATGGCTAGTAACCACAATACTGGTTGTTGGCAAGTTTATAGTCCATCGGCTTCCTGGCTAATTTATATGGAGAAAGGCGAACTCGTTTATATCTCCTATAGCGAGCAAATGTTTGATATTCTTCATAGAAATTTGCAACGGCTAAGCGAACAAGTTCCCAATCTTCGTAATGCGATTGATAAACACTTCCAATCATTATTAGAAACCCACAATAATGATGAATCAATAGAAAGTCCAGAGTATAGGCTTATTTGCTGGTTGGTTAATCAAAATCACATAACTTCTGCGGAAGCAGGAATGTTGATAGAGCAATTGGCGCTAGACGTATTAGAGCCATTACTCAAAATTGAAGATGGAAGCTACGAATTCGTACCAGAAGTTTGCTTGGACGATTTACCAAGATTCTGTCATTTAGATTTACGCGTGCTTTTTGAAGAATGTCAAGATAGACAACAACAGAGAAATGCTAAACCTGCAAGTGCTCAACAGCAGTGCATACAATTTATCAAGGCAAAAGCACGAAAATATCAAGCCAAGATTGAACAAAAGTTTATCAGACAGGAGAGACATGAAGTTATCAACGACTCAAGTCAGTTTTTGATTCCTAGCATTAGCGATCCTGAGATAGAAACTAATAATACCAGACAAGAAACTTTTCAAACTTCCACCGAGCAAAGACTTTATAAAGTGGTTTGTATTGATGATAGTCCCGTTGTTGTCAATGCTGTTAAAAACTTTTTAGATCAACAAATATTCACTGTCACAGGAATTAGCGATCCTCTGAAAGCTTTAATGCAGATTATCCGTATTAAACCGGATATAATTTTACTTGATATTGAAATGCCCAACTTAGATGGGTATGAAATCTGTTCTTTGTTAAGAAAACATTCATATTTTCAAAATACACCTGTAATTATGGTTACGGGACGAACGGGATTTATCGATAAAGCGAAGGCAAAAATGGTTAAGTCAACCGGATATCTGACAAAGCCTTTTTCGCAAGTAGATTTACTAAAAATCATATTTCAAAATATTAAGTGA
- a CDS encoding RluA family pseudouridine synthase: protein MTEINLQVSEESIRPISSKDVRLDRYLSQELPNLSRSRIQQLIEQGNVHLNGKLCISKKISVKAGDNITLKIPEAEPLELKPEEIPLDILYEDSSLLIINKPAGLVVHPAPGHQDGTLVNAILAHCPNLPGIGGVQRPGIVHRLDKDTTGAIVIAKTEQAHQALQAQLKAKTAGREYLGIVYGAPKKESGTINLPIGRHPVDRKKMAVVPVEKGGRLAVTHWKLRERLGNYTLMHFQLETGRTHQIRVHSAQIGHPIVGDPIYSSGHSVGVNLPGQALHAWKLKLQHPVSGESIEVTAPLPQIFTTLLEVLRRRIGSRE, encoded by the coding sequence GTGACAGAAATCAATTTACAAGTTTCAGAAGAAAGCATTCGACCTATTTCTTCCAAGGATGTTCGTCTAGATCGTTACCTTTCGCAAGAATTACCAAATCTATCTCGTTCCAGGATTCAACAGTTAATTGAGCAAGGTAACGTTCATCTGAATGGCAAACTCTGTATATCTAAGAAGATCTCTGTAAAAGCAGGGGATAATATCACCCTGAAAATACCAGAAGCAGAACCACTGGAACTTAAACCAGAAGAGATACCTTTAGATATTCTTTACGAGGATAGCTCTTTACTGATTATTAATAAACCAGCAGGTTTAGTTGTTCATCCCGCACCTGGTCATCAAGATGGTACTCTTGTAAACGCTATCTTAGCCCACTGTCCCAACTTACCAGGAATTGGGGGAGTTCAAAGACCGGGAATTGTTCATCGATTGGATAAGGATACGACTGGGGCTATTGTTATTGCCAAAACAGAACAAGCTCATCAAGCATTACAGGCTCAACTGAAAGCAAAAACTGCAGGGCGAGAATACTTGGGGATCGTCTACGGTGCGCCCAAGAAGGAAAGCGGTACTATCAATCTACCCATTGGTCGCCACCCAGTGGATCGCAAAAAAATGGCAGTTGTTCCTGTAGAAAAAGGCGGAAGACTGGCGGTGACTCACTGGAAACTGAGAGAACGTTTGGGAAACTACACATTAATGCATTTTCAGTTAGAAACTGGACGCACCCATCAAATTCGGGTTCACAGCGCTCAAATAGGTCATCCCATTGTTGGTGACCCCATATATAGTTCTGGTCATTCTGTGGGAGTTAACTTACCCGGTCAAGCACTTCATGCTTGGAAACTGAAGTTGCAACATCCGGTATCTGGGGAATCGATAGAAGTTACTGCACCTCTTCCTCAGATATTTACGACTTTACTAGAAGTTCTACGACGAAGAATAGGGAGTAGGGAGTAG